The genomic DNA GTCTTCTGGCCAGTGGCTTGCCAGCCAATCTGCGCAACCACAACGGCGACACGCTGCTGATGCTAGCCTGCTACCATGGCCACCATGAAGCGGTTCGCGTATTGCTGAGCCATGGTGCCGACCCGCTTGTTGCCAACGACAACGGCCAACTTCCGATCGCTGGTGCGGCGTTCAAGGGTGACCTGGCGATGATCCGGCTGTTGCTGGAAAACGGCGTGCCGGTCGACGCCGCTGCGCAGGACGGGCGTACTGCACTGATGCTGGCGGCCATGTTCAACCGTGTAGAGATTCTTGACTACCTGCTGGCCCAAGGCGCCGACCCGGCACACCAGGATGCGCGCGGCGCCACCGCGCTGATGGCGGCGCACACCATGGGCGCAGCCGATACCGCAGCGCGCCTGCAGGCGCTTGCAGGCTAACCGCCCGGGGGCGTTTGCGGCTATCCTTGGCGACTTTTCACCCGTCGCAGGCCCCCTTCATGAAAAACCAGTTGCTCGAATTCATCAGCCTCATCGGCGCCGGCTGCATGCGCGATGAAGACATCGAGCGCATCGCCGACGAGGCCGCGCAGGCCTACGCCGACCCCGCTGCCTTCCTCGCCGCCAACCCGGACATCAACTACGACGACAGCTTCCCCATCCCGCTGGGCGAGTGGGTGGTGCTTGGTAGCCTGCCCGACACCGTTGTGTTCCAGGCCGACAGCTATCAGGAGCTGTTCCAGCACATCAGCGATTCGTTCGACAAGAGCGTGCCGTTCACCCTCAAGCCCAAGCAACTGGCGCGTACCGAGCCGTTGACGGCGCTCAACCGCATCCAGGTGCAAATGGCGGCGCTGAACAAAGAGGCCGGTGGTTATGTGCTGCTCAACTTCAGCCAGTTGCTCGATGATGAGTTGCAAGTGGTGATGGTCGGCCAGAACGACCTGGCGCGTGTGCTGGAGCTGGGTGCTGAACTGCGTATCAAGGTAGAGCCGGCCTTAGAGGCGCTCAAGGTGGCCGTTCACAGCTGAATCGGATGTAGGAGCGGCCTTGTGTCGCGAAAGGGCCGCAAAGCGGCCCCAGGTCTCAGCAGCGCAACACAAATTGCTGGGTCTGCTGCGCAGCCCTTTCGCGACACGAGGCCGCTCCTACCTGCAGCAAGGTGCAGCTGGCCGCGCTGAACAAAGCCAGATGATAATGGCACTGAAAGCGCTCAAGGCAGCTCACACGCCTGTAGGAGCGGCCTTGTGTCGCGAAGGGCCGCAAAGCGGCCCCAAGATTCAGCAGCGCAACACAAATTGCTGGGTCTGCTGCGCAGCCCTTTCGCGACACGAGGCCGCTCCTACCTGCAGCAAGGTGCAGCTGGCCGCGCTGAACAAAGCCAGGTGATAATGGCACTGAAAGCGCTCAAGGCAGCTCACACGCCTGTAGGAGCGGCCTTGTGTCGCGAAGGGCCGCAAAGCGGCCCCAAGATTCAGCAGCGCAACACAAATTGCTGGGTCTGCTGCGCAGCCCTTTCGCGACACGAGGCCGCTCCTACCTGCAGCAAGGTGCAGCTGGCCGCGCTGAACAAAGCCAGGTGATAATGGCACTGAAAGCGCTCAAGGCAGCTCACACGCCTGTAGGAGCGGCCTTGTGTCGCGAAGGGCCGCAAAGCGGCCCCAAGATTCAGCAGCGCAACACAAATTGCTGGGTCTGCTGCGCAGCCTTTCGCGACACGAGGCCGCTCCTACCTGCAGCAAGGTGCAGCTGGCCGCGCTGAACAAAGCCAGGTGATAATGGTACTGAAAGCGCTCAAGGCAGCTCACACGCCTGTAGGAGCGGCCTTGTGTCGCGAAAGGGCCGCAAAGCGGCCCCAGGTCTCAGCAGCGCAACACAAATTGCTGGGTCTGCTGCGCAGCCCTTTCGCGACACGAGGCCGCTCCTACAAGAGCGGCGTCGGTAAGTCGTTTCAACCCAATGCCGTATCCAGAAACATCATCACCGCAAACCCGCCCATCAACCCCAGCGTCGCTGCGGTCTGATGCCCATTGCGGTGGGTTTCGGGTATCACCTCGTGGGACACCACGAACAGCATCGCCCCCGCCGCCAGCCCCATGCTGATGGGGTAGGCGAGGGCGAAACCTGTGGAAATCCCCAACCCGATCACCGCGCCCAACGGCTCCATCAGGCCCGAGCCAATCGCTACCAGCGCGGCCTTGAAGTTGGACAACCCGGTTGCGCGTAAGGCCAGCGCTACGGCCAGGCCCTCGGGGATGTCCTGAATGGCGATGGCGCTGGTCAGCGGCAGGCCGACATTCATGTCGCCATTGGCAAAGCTCACGCCAATAGCCATGCCCTCGGGCAGGTTGTGCAGGGTGATCGCCAGCACGAACAGCCATACCCGGCTGATGCGCTCGGCCTCAGGGCCGCAGGGGCCGGTGCTTTCGTGTTCGTGCGGGGTGAAGCGGTCGAGCCCGAGCATCAGCAGCACACCCAGGCCCATGCCCAGCACTACGGTAAAGGCGGCGGCCGGGCCGTTGCCGGTAATTTCGCGGGCAGCTTCAAGGCCGGGCAATATCAATGAAAACGAACTGGCGGCCAGCATCATGCCGGCCGCAAAGCCCAGCATCACGTCCTGGCTGCGGGCACTGACATCGCGCAGCACAACGGCCAGTACCGCGCCCAAGGCCGTGGCGCCGAAACCGGACAGCCCGCCGAGCAGCGCCAGGTGCAGGCTGTCGGCATGTTCGCCGTTGACGGCGTTCCAGAAACTCGCCGCCAGTAGCACGATGACCGCCAACAAGCTCACGCCCAGGCCCGCGCTGAGCCACGGGGTATTGGCCGCCTGCTGGCGCCAGGCGCTCAACAAGGAGGGCGAGGCGGGGGTTTGGGTATGGGCTGGGGGCATACGAACCTCGAATCTGTGAATGCTTGCAGTCTATCCAGTGACCGGCAGGGCAGGCCAAGGATTCCCTTCTATCGACGTGATAGCTGACTATGCTCAGCCACACTGACTTTCAACGGGGGGGTTGCCATGGGTTCGACGTTCAATGGGCTGGTTGGCCTGATCATTCTGGCGCTGGATATCTGGGCAATCCTCAATGTGATCAAGAGTGGCCGGGAGGTAGGGGTCAAGGTGCTGTGGATACTGCTGATCGCCTTGCTGCCGGTGGTCGGCCTGGTGATCTGGGCCATTGCCGGTCCCAGGGGCAATGTGCGCCTTGGATAGGGGCATTTTGCTCGCGCAGACAAAACCAGCAACAGCGCCGTGACAAAATTTTCACATTGGTTTAAACAGAATCCGCACCCGCACAATGCTGCGTTGGTCTAGCGCCGGCGCCATCCCGCAAACACGCAATCCTAGGATCTTCCCATTCATGGCTAACACGGATGCCTTGAAGCAACAGGGCGCGCGAGCTTTCTCGCCGACCTTGAA from Pseudomonas putida includes the following:
- a CDS encoding ankyrin repeat domain-containing protein; amino-acid sequence: MSEQQAPAAMTDDETAAFAEQVFERARQGDAEMLERLLASGLPANLRNHNGDTLLMLACYHGHHEAVRVLLSHGADPLVANDNGQLPIAGAAFKGDLAMIRLLLENGVPVDAAAQDGRTALMLAAMFNRVEILDYLLAQGADPAHQDARGATALMAAHTMGAADTAARLQALAG
- a CDS encoding ZIP family metal transporter; this encodes MPPAHTQTPASPSLLSAWRQQAANTPWLSAGLGVSLLAVIVLLAASFWNAVNGEHADSLHLALLGGLSGFGATALGAVLAVVLRDVSARSQDVMLGFAAGMMLAASSFSLILPGLEAAREITGNGPAAAFTVVLGMGLGVLLMLGLDRFTPHEHESTGPCGPEAERISRVWLFVLAITLHNLPEGMAIGVSFANGDMNVGLPLTSAIAIQDIPEGLAVALALRATGLSNFKAALVAIGSGLMEPLGAVIGLGISTGFALAYPISMGLAAGAMLFVVSHEVIPETHRNGHQTAATLGLMGGFAVMMFLDTALG
- a CDS encoding PLDc N-terminal domain-containing protein; amino-acid sequence: MGSTFNGLVGLIILALDIWAILNVIKSGREVGVKVLWILLIALLPVVGLVIWAIAGPRGNVRLG